From Argopecten irradians isolate NY chromosome 3, Ai_NY, whole genome shotgun sequence:
AGAAAATTGAACTGTAAGATGACAATGCTTTTGGGAAATGAGATTAGGACTTTGTTCACAATAGTTAAAACAATTATCAATAGGGATTTATGTATCAAGCACTGATCACTGCAGCTTAtcacagtaatggaggaaaacAAAGGCATGTGAGTGTGACTGACCAGCCAAGTAATTATACTCAAACATCTATCAACACCACCTTAACAGTACGGGAAATACAGCCAAAGTAAGTATTAATATGTGATATATTCAGAATGTGTGATAAAGGAATGTTGTGTTGATGAAATCTCCTATGTGTCAGAGTATTTCATGTTGTCTGAATTTATGTTTCCTCATTGGTCATATCTGTGAAAATCATGTTGTGTTATCTGAATTGGATGTCATATCTGAAAATTATATTATGTCATCtgaatatgatattatatctgAAAATCATATTGTGTCATCTGAATTGGATGTCATATCTGGAAATTATATTATGTCATCTGAATATGATGTCATATCTGAAAATCATATTGTGTCATCTGAATTTAAAGTcatatctgatttttttttttaatttctaattttcaaacattttacacagtatatataaatggacaccaacacacaaacacttgcaTACGCACTCATTCACAATACTAAAACATCAAGTTGTACGTTatgttaaatcatatataaaacattacatgtGTACTAACATgacacaatacatatacatgcatgcagacatatataaatacatacatacatacgtgCATGCATGCATAGGTACATGCATACAAACATACTCTAACAACACATGTGTACACAagcatacacatatacatatgcacATATGTACCttcatacatgcatacatacactCCTGCATGATgcatacataatacaaaacatatgtgtacatacatatgcataAGCATCATGGCAGTGGCATTGCATAACACACAAATACTTAGCATAACAGAACATATATAGCaccataacatatatacatttacacatatagatatatccataaaaacatatattagcCAACCATAACGCACATATATGCATGCTCTcattctctctctctttctctcagacacacatacacaccctcacacacacacacactcacatacatacatacagacagacacacaAACAGACATACTAAAAAGGAAAGATAAGaaaggaagaagaaagaagaggGAGGAGGAGGTACCGTTACACATACACGTATATTACAGTTTAAAGATATTATactaaataaatttaaaaaaaaaataatagaaaattgtTCTGAAGAATCGTTGTGCTGATCAGCTATTAAAACCCCAAcaaaagataattttttttttttttttggttatctgaaaattatattatgtcatctgaatatgatattatatctgAAAATCATATTGTGTCATCTGAATTGGATGTCATATCTGAAAATTGTATTATGTCATCTGAATATGATGTAATATCTGAAAGTCATAGTGTCATCTGAATATGATGTCATGTCTAAAAATCATATTATGTTATCTGAATATGATGTCATGTCTGAAAATCATATTATGTCATCCGAATATGATGTCATATCTGAAAATCATATTGTGTCTGATGGTGGATATACCTATAGCAAAAGATGATGCTATGTTGCCTGATATTGGTTTGATGTCTTTTTTCCTGAACTCGTCTTGTCTAAGTTGGTGATATGTAGTCTAAGAATGATGCCATGTTATCCAGTGATCATCTTCTAAGAGGATGTTGTTCTGTTAATGTATTGTGCATGGGTCTGGTGTTACATCTGCATGAGTTTAACTTTTTAATATAGTACAACATTGCCTGATTCTGATGTGACATACCTTCAGTTCATGGTGATGACATATAGTCTGATGGTGATTTCACATTGCCTGATGCTGGTGTCACGTATATTGCCTGGTTGTGGTATCATTGCTTGATAGTGATGTCACATTGTCTGAAGGTGATGTCATACTCATTGTCTGAAGGTGATGTCACATTGCCTAATGCTATTGTCAAATTGCCTGGTTGTGGAATCACATTGCCTGATGGTGATGTCACATTGCCTGATGCTATTGTTGCATTGCCTGGTTGTGTATCATTGCCTAAGGTGATGCCATATTGCTAAAGGTGATGCCACATTGCCTAAGGTGATGTCACTTTgcctgatgatgatgatggatgatgtCACATTGCCTGATGGTGATGTCACATTGCCTATGGTGATGTCACATTGCCTGATGTGATGTCACATTGCCTGATGATGATGTCACATTGCCTGATGGTGATGTGATGAGATGATGTCACTTTGCCTGATGATGATTGCCTTGACATTGCTTGTGATGTCACATTGCCTGATGGTGATGTCACTTTGCCTGATGGTGATGCCACATTGCCTGATGGTGATGTCACTTGCTATGGTGATGCCATTGCCTGATGGTGATGTCACTTGCCTGATGGTGATGTCACATTGCCTGATGGTGATGTCACTTTGTCTCATGGTGATGTCACTTTGTCTCATGGTGATGTCACATTGCCTGATGGTGATGTCACATTGCCTGATGGTGATGTCACATTGCCTGATGGTGATGTCACATTGCCTGATGGTGATGTCACATTGCCTGATGGTGATGTCACATTGCCTGATGATGATGTCACATTGCCTGATGATGATGTCACATTGCCTGATGGTGATGTCACATTGCCTGATGATGATGTCACATTGCCTGATAGCGATGTCACATTGCCTGATGATGATGTCACATTGCCTGATGATGATGTCATATTGCCTGATAGCGATGTCACATTGTCTAAGGGTGATGTCACATTGCCTGATGATGATGTCATATTGCCTGATAGCGATGTCACATTGCCTGATGATGATGTCACATTGCCTGATAGCGATGTCACATTGCCTGATGATGATGTCACATTGCCTGATGATGATGTCGCATTGCCTGTAGATGATGTCATATTGCCTGATGATGATATCACATTGCCTGTAGATGATGTCATATTGCCTGATGGTGATGTCACATTGTCTAAGGGTGATGTCATTTTGACACAATACGATGTTACACACCAGTGATATTATATTGACGATGCAGAAAACAATGTCCTGATACATAAGGCAAGCTTGTTCCCATAATGAAACAATTTCCTTGTTTTCTGTTATATTTTCTGATTTATAAAGTCACACTATGTGATGATGACCCCAACAGGCCTATTATGTGTTTCAGTGTGAATAACTTGTTGTGGTAAAGTCATGCGGTCTTAAGCTGATGTCATTTAACTGTGGGATAATATCAATTTGCATggtggtggtttttttttcatggatGAAGTTAAACAATGAGTATGTACAAAGCCAAAATAACAAATTCATCATGATTAACTGAACATTAAAAGTTCTTAAAATAACTGATAACCAGTTTGAGTGATCTGTTTTAGCAGGTACCCTCCTTATAAGTACTGCCCTGTCAATACAATGGGACCTCCATGGCAACTCCTTGTGGGCCTGGTGGTAAGTTGTCATATAAACTTGGACAAATTCCAGACAGTTTAGCATACATTAATAGATACAAACAttgattttgttctgttttgaaaaataaacatttgtttgtGAAGGATTTAAATATCAGAAAAAGTTATTCTAGAGGCTTGATAAGATTATTACAAACTTTTATAGTAATCAAACTATATGATATTGGCAGAAATCTAATACCAGTGAAGCGAGAGGAAAATGATAACATTATGTCAAGTAAATAATTATCTACTCAATAATCTTTGATTTACTTTCACCTTTCCTTTGTGTGTTTTAGGTGTGTATGGTAACAGTCAATATGGCAGACACATCCAGTGGTACTACAGAAAGAGCATCTGATAAAGAAAACTCAGAAACAAGTCATTCAAATGTCAGAGACTTCACTCTAAATTTTGTGTCAATATCAACTGCAAATATGTCTCCAAGTTCCAGTCCATCATCCTCACATGTGCCTCCAATTTCTAATCCATCATCCTCACATGTGCCTCCAAGTTCTATTCCATCGTCCTCACATGTGCCTCCAAGTTCTATTCCATCGTCCTCACATGTGCCTCCAAGTTCTATTCCATCGTCCTCACATGTGCCTCCAAGTTCTATTCCATCGTCCTCACATGTGCCTCCAAGTTCTATTCCATCGTCCTCACATGAGCCTCCAAGTTCTATTCCATCGTCCTCACATGTGCCTCCAAGTTCTATTCCATCGTCCTCACATGTGCCTCCAAGTTCTATTCCATCGTCCTCACATGTGCCTCCAAGTTCTATTCCATCGTCCTCACATGTGCCTCCAAGTTCTATTCCATCGTCCTCACATGTGCCTCCAAGTTCTAGTCCATCATCCTCACATGTGCCTCCAAGTTCTATTCCATCGTCCTCACATGTGCCTCCAAGTTCTAGTCCATCATCCTCACATGTGCCTCCAAGCTCTATTCCATCGTCCTCACATGTGCCTCCAAGTTCTTCTAGTCCATCATCCTCACATGTGCCTCCAAGTTCTAGTTCATCATCCTCACATGTGCCTCCAAGTTCTATTCCATCATCCTCACATGTGCCTCCAAGTTCCAGTCCATCATCCTCACATGTGCCTCCAAGTTCTATTCCATCGTCCTCACATATGCCTTCAAGTTCTAGTCCATCGTCCTCACATATGCCTTCAAGTTCTAGTCCATCTTCCTCACATGTGCCTTCAAGTTCTAGTTCAAAACCATCATCTCCAAGCTCTAGTCCAAATCCGAGCCCATCTTCCTCACACATGTCACCAAGCTCCAGtccaaatatgtctgtatccacAGTGGAATTGTCCACCATAACTAATCCAACAAGAACCACACCTTCATCTAGTCCAGTATCAGGTAACTCCTACTCATTATTGTACTGATTTCTCTTTTAGGTCACCTGATCCAAAGGAACAATGTAAGATCATGCAATACTGTGTCCACCATACAGTGTTCTCAACAATGTTTAACCAACTCCTTAAAACTGTTTATCAGAATTTGGTAGGACTGAGTCCCTAgccatatgtataaatatacttTGTAAAATTAGAATTAAGAGGAATACAACTTAACACGAATTAGTGCCTGCTGCTCACCAGGCATCAGCTGCAGACATACCAGTCATATCAATAGCGTTTCAAATCTAACACTTTGTTTTTCTAGGGAAGGTAACCATTATGGAAGTGTACTATAACCTGCCCCAGAGTCCTGGTCCTGACGACCTTCCAGAGTTTATAGAACTTTATGGAGACCGGAGTCTGTCCTTACAAGGTTACACCATCGTTCTGTACACAGGGGAGACCATGCAAGCTTTcctgattatctcccttgataaCTACAGGTGAGATGATCCTTCAGCTGAAAGAAATGTCATCAAAATAAGTTTAATAATGTGGTGATAATTGGTTATCCCAAGTTCTTCATTTGAATGTATTTGTTTGATAGACTGATTCACATTTTCAGAATTGGTGCCACATAATAAGGATAGTCGTGAAAATTATCCGTTTGTTGTATGAGACCTGAAATTCAACGtcaaatcattttttattataaaattttgcATGTAAACTGCATTAAGTTTGTTATTATTGTTACAGTCTCCCAAGTACCAATGCAGCATTTTTGATATCTACATTCAATGCCTCATTTGGACCCGACATTGTACTGGCCAACAAGTCACTGACCAGCCCAGATAGTGAAATCACCATGGTTACGCTTTACAAAAATGCCAGTAGTTCTTTCACGGTTGGCAGTACCCCATCCCATTGGGGTCTAGTGGATTATGTGGTGTATAGTTCTGGCACTGCGGACATGCCTTCAGTGATCCGTAACTGGGGTTTGGGATTTAAGGCTGTGGTCAAAGACAATGATTACCCATACGAGTCTGTTAGTCGATGTTTTAGTGATGAACCAGATAATCAACGGGCTTTTACTCTATCTCCACCAACACCAGGTAGCTAAAAATAGATCAAAACATAACAAAAGAGTTTACATCTTACATCATGTGTATTCTGTCTTTGAATGttacagaattatctcccttgcgagtaggtaatCGATTGTGAGGTCACAACTTTGTTAACAAAAATGATtgacattgttttctctgaaaaataagATGTTAATTACATTCATAAAACATGAGTTTACAATCAAATACCaatccacaagggcagataactctgtaatatgcatatataGAATACCTGGTAGGTGATCCTGGTGATCAATGATCTATGACTTCAAAAAACATAAACAGGACAGACAAGCACTTTGAAAATATGTAGTTTTTGCTCTGAAGtcatttttatttgtgaaatgCTAACTcattttaatttatgtttaaCTCGCATGCTACAACAAAGCCAAGCTTAAGCATTTATGCAGTCTCATTCTAAGAGTATTCCAGCATAATACAGTTAAAATCCCTTCTCTTATCCACCAAAGTGATCTTATATtggacctgtagcatgcttATAGGTGATGGGCTGAAGAATCTGAATTTGTTAAGATCTGTAGATGTCTTctgaataaccaagaggcccagAAAAAGGTTGAATGATACAGGTCTATTCCACTTCTTGCTGATACTTATCcctacatttatttatttaggtaaaaaaaattcttgtgATCTGAGGGATGATTACCCAGTCATCAACGAAGTCGGCCATCTTGGGACACATCATTCGTGTTTCATCGAGATCCAGTTTACCAACAATGCATCACAGGCGTTGAACTCCATCTTCTTGGCTATATACAGTAAAGCTAGCACGCCAGGTCACCCCATACAAAAtgtgacctttgacctgtgGAATGAACGAATCAACCAGAGTGGGTATTACCTGCTGAGTGGTAACTCTAATGGATCGCTGGCTTTGGATTGTGAGAGGACGTTCATTGGTGGAACCAACGTCATAGTGCTTTACCAGGTACATAAACCAATCTAAGCTGACAATACAAGTCAAAATcatgttatatgtattttagatTGGCAAAAGTGATAATgaaatatcttaattaaaatgcatataGATTTTGCTTCATATAGGGGAAGGACACCATGTTGATATGCAGGTAGAGTGAACAAAAATGAATGTATTCTCCTTGGATATGACAGAGTCTTAATCTCAGTTGCATCCTTCTCAACATGCATTGACAGCTTAAAGCATAGCTGATTCTAAATCATTTAGATAAGTCTATCTATAAAAACTATGCTTTGAATAAAATCTATAAGGTTTCCAAATTTGTATAGAATTATGACAATCTCCTTTGAAAAAACAACTTGTTCATACATAATGCTCAAATGATTATAAAGGCAGGTAGTATTGCTGTGACCTTCAAAATGACTTTGATAGCTGCATTTAAGGACAGCTATTAGCCTACCATTTAGCATTCAGTATGGCAACAATGGAGTTGAtaagtctgtcctttatagacaggcatcctttatatagaggtgtcctttatagacaagcatcctttatatagaggtgtcctttacagACAGGCATCCTTTATATAGAGATGCCCTTTACAGACAGGCATCCTTAATAAAAAGGTGTCCTTTAAGAACAGGcatcctttatatagaggtgtaaTTTATAGACAGGCattctttatatagaggtgtcctttacagacaggcattatttatatagaggtgtcctttacagacaggcatcctttatatagaggtgtcctttacagacaggcatcctttatatagaggtgtcctagAGGGTCCTTTACAacagcatctttatagggtcctttatagacaggcatcctttatatagaggtgtcctttatagacaggcatcctttatatagaggtgtcctttacagacaggcatcctttatatagaggtgtcctttacagacaggcatcctttatatagaggtgtcctttacagACAGGCATCCTTAATAAAAAGGTGTCCTTTACAGACAGAcatcctttatatagaggtgtcctttacagacagacatcctttatatagaggtgtcctttacagACAGGCATcctttatataaaggtgtcctttacagacagacatcctttatatagaggtgtcctttacagacaggcatcctttatatagaggtgtcctttatagacagtcatcctttatatagaggtgtcctttacagacaggcattatttatatagaggtgtcctttatagacaggcatCCTTTATATATAGGTGTCCTTTACAGACAGTcatcctttatatagaggtgtcctttacagacaggcattatttatatagaggtgtcctttatagacaggcatcctttatatagaggtgtcctttatatagaggtgtcctttacagacaggcatcctttatatagaggtgtcctttatagacaggcatCCTTTATATataggtgtcctttatagacagtcatcctttatatagaggtgtcctttacagacaggcattatttatatagaggtgtcctttatagacaggcatcctttatatagaggtgtcctttacagGCAGGCATCCTTTATATAGAGATGTCCTTGATAGACAGGtatcctttatatagaggtgttctttatagacaggcatcctttatatagaggtgtcctttatatagaggtgtcctttatttagaggtgtcctttatataaaggtgtccaTTTATAGCGGAGGCTTTACTGTATTATTCATGTCATTGTGTTCTGCTATTTCTGTTCTCAGGTTCCAACagatttaaaacatttcaacaaGAAGTTTGCTTGGGACAACACTTATAAGTTTATCAAAGATGGTGTGGCATTCAATATCTCCGATCCACTGGACACGAACCTAGCCCAGATAGTAATACCTGAGGCCAAGTTGGAGGGCTTCCCAAGGGTGTCTGTCCGAGACGGACCATCTAAAGCTCTCTTCTTGGTTAGTTTAACAACAAGAGGCctaaagggccttaacggtcatctgactaccttggcaatagtaaaattaattataatggtgtcactttgtcaggaccatgtcaggatcattttcaatttctttcaacaaattttatttcaaacaagaggcccaagggccttccttaacatataggaaattaattagatatagtgtcatggtagccatcttcaatttaaaatcaaccagagatgtaacaatactttgtcgggaccatgtcgggatcatttcatgcaagtttcagccaaatcgcaccggtagaaattgagaaaaagttcaaaatgtgttttcaaaatggcggctatggcggccatcttggatttccgagcgacctgaaaaataataacactttgtcgggaccatgtcaggatcatttcatacaagtttcaaccaaatcgcactggtagaacttgagaagaagttcaaaatgtgctttaaagatggcggctgtggcggccatcttgaatttaaGATCAACCCGTAAAATAACACCACTTTCtttggaccatgtcaggatcatttcatgtaagtttcagcgaaatcgcactggtagaacttgggaagaagttcaaaatgtgaaaagttaacgcttGGCGCATGGCGCACAGCGGACGACAATGGATGAAACAtagacgactataggtcatcttgacccttcgggtcagatgacctaaaaatgtacaaatacatCAACTTTCAATTTTACAATGCTGTACATTCCTTTAAAAAGCATTTTTTAGTTATTACTGAGTAAGAATTGCTGTGGTACTTTAATAAGTTTTCAGTTTGTGAAGGTTCCAGTTTGTACAGGTTCCAGTTTGCACAGGTTCCAATTTGTACAGGTTCCAGTTTGTACAGGTTCCAGTTTGTACAAGGCCTAGTTTATACAGGTTCCAGTTTATACAGGTTCCAGTTTGTACAGGTTCCAGTTTGTACAGGTTCCAGTTTAGACAAGTTAAACTGTATCACCATGTTTTATGTAGGAATTTTTTATCCTAGCTATGATAGGGAATGGCCTGTtgtaaattatctcccctgatcagTGTGTTGTCTGTTGAGTATTATCCCCCATTCAGCagaattttacaatttattgtAGTCTACCTTGAGTTTCTATTGTCTTTCTTGAGATGATCTCTTTTAAGTATGGACAGGCTGCAGAGAATTGTCTCCCctgaataaaaatatgttcattAGTAAAATGGCTTAAAAAGATTGTATTGCTAAGTTTAATTGGAATAATTTGTTCATTGTTTGTATATTCAGGTGCAGTAAAAGCAATTAACACAtgattaatttgttaattttatgaaatttggtaTTCTTGTTTAATAGGATAATAGGAGTCAAGTCACCTTTGTCAATTTATTTTACTTGAATATCATTCCTTTCACACTTGTTTGTAGTCAAACTGTGGTTAAGATATTAAATCCTTGATTACAAAGTCTGTTGTACATTGTGGATATTCACCAGTAACTAGatatttaacattgattatAGCTTTCTCTCTTCTCTCATTTTGATGATAATCCTCTCCATGGTTGGGTTTAGTATAATGATTTATATCTACTTTTTTTCCTAGTCAGGATCAAAGTCCTTGTCTTCCTGTGGTCGATCTATCTACAATATGACTGATCCCACCCCTGGAGAGCCAAATATCTGTCCTCTGCTGCCATCTACACGACCTCCCGTCACCGTGACAACCACACACCCGACTGTGAAGCCAAATCACATCTACATCAACGAAGTTACTTACTCAGCCAAAAACAGTGAAGAATATATTGAGTTCAAGGGTATGATAAAAGAAATCCTAGATATATAGAGTACTAAGGTAATATGATTGATAAAGTCTTAGGTTATTTTATGTCACATCACAGAGTATGTAATATATTGACTTTAACtgataaaatttatatttaagttCCTTACGGTAGTAAttcaattaaacaatacaaaGTTAATCAGAATATGAATGATATCAAAAGGCCAACAGAACATTGATCATCCTCATAAGGTTACCAGAGATCATTGATCAACCTCACAAGGTCACCAAATTATTGATCACCtcaaaaggtcaccagaacattgATCAACCTacaaggtcaccagaacattgATCAACCTCACAAGGTCACCAAACATTGATCAACCcaaaaggtcaccagaacagaTCACTGACAACctcaaaggtcaccagaacattgACCTCataaggtcaccagaacattgACCTCATAAGGTCACCAGATCATTGGTCAACCTCacaaggtcaccagaacattgATTGTCCTCATAAGGTCACTAGAACATTGATTGTCCTCATAAGGTCACTAGAACATTGATTGTCCTCATAAGGTCACCAGATCATTGATCAACCTCACAAGGTCACCAGATCATTGATCAACCTCacaaggtcaccagaacattgATCAACCTCacaaggtcaccagaacattgATCAACCTCacaaggtcaccagaacattgACCTCATAAGGTCACCAGAGCATTGATCAAACTCttaaggtcaccagaacattgATCAAACTCataaggtcaccagaacattgAGTGTCCTCATAAGGTCATTAGAACATTGATAGTCCTCATAATTTAACTAGAACATTGATCGTCCTCATAAGGTCACCAGATCATTGATCAACCTCacaaggtcaccagaacattgATCGACCTCacaaggtcaccagaacattgACCTCataaggtcaccagaacattgATCAAACTCataaggtcaccagaacattgATTGTCCTCATAAGGTC
This genomic window contains:
- the LOC138318937 gene encoding uncharacterized protein isoform X1; translation: MYQALITAAYHSNGGKQRHVSVTDQPSNYTQTSINTTLTVREIQPNRYPPYKYCPVNTMGPPWQLLVGLVVCMVTVNMADTSSGTTERASDKENSETSHSNVRDFTLNFVSISTANMSPSSSPSSSHVPPISNPSSSHVPPSSIPSSSHVPPSSIPSSSHVPPSSIPSSSHVPPSSIPSSSHVPPSSIPSSSHEPPSSIPSSSHVPPSSIPSSSHVPPSSIPSSSHVPPSSIPSSSHVPPSSIPSSSHVPPSSSPSSSHVPPSSIPSSSHVPPSSSPSSSHVPPSSIPSSSHVPPSSSSPSSSHVPPSSSSSSSHVPPSSIPSSSHVPPSSSPSSSHVPPSSIPSSSHMPSSSSPSSSHMPSSSSPSSSHVPSSSSSKPSSPSSSPNPSPSSSHMSPSSSPNMSVSTVELSTITNPTRTTPSSSPVSGKVTIMEVYYNLPQSPGPDDLPEFIELYGDRSLSLQGYTIVLYTGETMQAFLIISLDNYSLPSTNAAFLISTFNASFGPDIVLANKSLTSPDSEITMVTLYKNASSSFTVGSTPSHWGLVDYVVYSSGTADMPSVIRNWGLGFKAVVKDNDYPYESVSRCFSDEPDNQRAFTLSPPTPGKKNSCDLRDDYPVINEVGHLGTHHSCFIEIQFTNNASQALNSIFLAIYSKASTPGHPIQNVTFDLWNERINQSGYYLLSGNSNGSLALDCERTFIGGTNVIVLYQVPTDLKHFNKKFAWDNTYKFIKDGVAFNISDPLDTNLAQIVIPEAKLEGFPRVSVRDGPSKALFLSGSKSLSSCGRSIYNMTDPTPGEPNICPLLPSTRPPVTVTTTHPTVKPNHIYINEVTYSAKNSEEYIEFKGDLQGDFSHYYIILFNTCHGTKIGGVPLNHALDEHGFLQFNHTSTHTFSETLRNTGSIALALYTNNVTAINITQGLLDAIVMTTSTNVNCPSLSFSLKYLTPNVLKPVVLKESDLDGGMTLSRCFGNLRNSTAFKVTKYLTQSTPATENICGNPVPPVLPSTNKGPDPVLITIAVVASCLVVFLIIFGVLVVIMKRKRRGVLQFRLALMAEGNEDDEVLTNLDGEEDLINFNMEEDAATFDNKTY
- the LOC138318937 gene encoding uncharacterized protein isoform X2, which translates into the protein MYQALITAAYHSNGGKQRHVSVTDQPSNYTQTSINTTLTVREIQPKYPPYKYCPVNTMGPPWQLLVGLVVCMVTVNMADTSSGTTERASDKENSETSHSNVRDFTLNFVSISTANMSPSSSPSSSHVPPISNPSSSHVPPSSIPSSSHVPPSSIPSSSHVPPSSIPSSSHVPPSSIPSSSHVPPSSIPSSSHEPPSSIPSSSHVPPSSIPSSSHVPPSSIPSSSHVPPSSIPSSSHVPPSSIPSSSHVPPSSSPSSSHVPPSSIPSSSHVPPSSSPSSSHVPPSSIPSSSHVPPSSSSPSSSHVPPSSSSSSSHVPPSSIPSSSHVPPSSSPSSSHVPPSSIPSSSHMPSSSSPSSSHMPSSSSPSSSHVPSSSSSKPSSPSSSPNPSPSSSHMSPSSSPNMSVSTVELSTITNPTRTTPSSSPVSGKVTIMEVYYNLPQSPGPDDLPEFIELYGDRSLSLQGYTIVLYTGETMQAFLIISLDNYSLPSTNAAFLISTFNASFGPDIVLANKSLTSPDSEITMVTLYKNASSSFTVGSTPSHWGLVDYVVYSSGTADMPSVIRNWGLGFKAVVKDNDYPYESVSRCFSDEPDNQRAFTLSPPTPGKKNSCDLRDDYPVINEVGHLGTHHSCFIEIQFTNNASQALNSIFLAIYSKASTPGHPIQNVTFDLWNERINQSGYYLLSGNSNGSLALDCERTFIGGTNVIVLYQVPTDLKHFNKKFAWDNTYKFIKDGVAFNISDPLDTNLAQIVIPEAKLEGFPRVSVRDGPSKALFLSGSKSLSSCGRSIYNMTDPTPGEPNICPLLPSTRPPVTVTTTHPTVKPNHIYINEVTYSAKNSEEYIEFKGDLQGDFSHYYIILFNTCHGTKIGGVPLNHALDEHGFLQFNHTSTHTFSETLRNTGSIALALYTNNVTAINITQGLLDAIVMTTSTNVNCPSLSFSLKYLTPNVLKPVVLKESDLDGGMTLSRCFGNLRNSTAFKVTKYLTQSTPATENICGNPVPPVLPSTNKGPDPVLITIAVVASCLVVFLIIFGVLVVIMKRKRRGVLQFRLALMAEGNEDDEVLTNLDGEEDLINFNMEEDAATFDNKTY
- the LOC138320154 gene encoding putative surface-exposed virulence protein BigA encodes the protein LPDGDVTLPDGDVTLSHGDVTLSHGDVTLPDGDVTLPDGDVTLPDGDVTLPDGDVTLPDGDVTLPDDDVTLPDDDVTLPDGDVTLPDDDVTLPDSDVTLPDDDVTLPDDDVILPDSDVTLSKGDVTLPDDDVILPDSDVTLPDDDVTLPDSDVTLPDDDVTLPDDDVALPVDDVILPDDDITLPVDDVILPDGDVTLSKGDVILTQYDVTHQ